Proteins encoded in a region of the Vicia villosa cultivar HV-30 ecotype Madison, WI linkage group LG5, Vvil1.0, whole genome shotgun sequence genome:
- the LOC131603899 gene encoding uncharacterized protein LOC131603899, with translation MNCYYGFPQMNTMTNSFEEVVCPKPRRYPSINRPFRCPISYQSEIEDSEVGSELLDIIHPKGSCYPERSASAADKLLASSPPYFIGSPPSRASNPVIQDERFGNGNFSCPFTVASPSPSARGCGVPMKFGNTPVAVRIEGFDCLRRDRRSISAVA, from the exons ATGAATTGCTACTATGGATTCCCTCAGATGAACACAATGACAAACAGCTTTGAAGAAGTGGTTTGTCCTAAACCTCGTCGATATCCTTCCATCAACAGACCCTTTAGGTGTCCTATTAG CTACCAATCTGAGATTGAAGATTCAGAAGTTGGGTCAGAACTTCTAGACATCATTCATCCCAAG GGAAGCTGCTATCCGGAGAGATCGGCATCGGCGGCGGATAAATTGTTGGCATCGTCGCCGCCGTATTTCATCGGATCTCCACCGAGCAGGGCTTCGAACCCTGTAATCCAAGACGAGCGATTCGGTAATGGGAATTTTAGTTGTCCATTTACCGTGGCATCGCCTTCGCCATCGGCTCGAGGGTGTGGAGTTCCGATGAAATTCGGCAACACACCGGTTGCTGTTAGAATTGAAGGTTTTGACTGTCTTAGAAGAGATAGAAGGAGTATTTCTGCTGTAGCCTAA